From Flavobacterium lipolyticum, one genomic window encodes:
- a CDS encoding DUF1634 domain-containing protein, which yields MQHEKFGEKDFQTIIGNLLRYGVWISLSVAFIGGIVYLLHHSADIENYSAFHENDRNIFEVISAIYQGVIQGNGESLIFFGIILLFLTPVLRVLLSLFSFLLEKDYLYVGITLIVIVIILISVSFGFSH from the coding sequence ATGCAACACGAAAAATTTGGAGAAAAAGATTTTCAAACCATTATCGGAAATTTATTGCGCTATGGCGTCTGGATTTCTTTATCCGTAGCTTTTATTGGTGGAATTGTTTACTTACTGCATCATAGTGCAGACATTGAAAATTATTCGGCCTTTCATGAAAATGACCGTAATATCTTTGAAGTAATTTCGGCAATTTATCAGGGTGTAATTCAGGGAAACGGTGAATCTTTAATCTTTTTTGGAATTATTCTGCTTTTTCTAACTCCGGTTTTACGCGTTTTACTATCGCTTTTTTCGTTTTTACTGGAAAAGGATTATCTGTATGTAGGCATCACCTTAATTGTTATTGTGATTATTCTGATTAGCGTTTCCTTTGGTTTTTCTCATTAA
- a CDS encoding LLM class flavin-dependent oxidoreductase — MEIGIDSFASAMYGDHNTLSSVDAMEQLLQRIELADQAGLNVFGIGEHHKKEFLDSATAVILSAAAARTKRIRLSSAVSVLSAADPVRVYQNFATLDLISKGRAEIVVGRGSSIEAYPLFGFNLNDYDELFKEKLDLLLQIRDNEFVTWSGKFRPSINNLPVYPRALQEKLPIWLGVGGTPESFIRAGSLGLPLMVAVIGGQTHRFRPLVDLYREAGKAAGYLPEELQVGLHSPGFAASTTAKAIEEYYPGYAELWTKLGLERGWPPVTRAKFDGLIDDQGVLIVGDPERIADKILRHSESLGGISRFTFQMDNAGLTHTQLMNAIELIGAKVIPLISKG; from the coding sequence ATGGAAATAGGAATTGACAGTTTCGCTTCGGCGATGTATGGAGACCACAATACCTTAAGCAGTGTTGATGCAATGGAACAGCTGCTGCAAAGAATCGAGCTGGCAGATCAGGCCGGACTTAATGTTTTTGGAATTGGTGAACATCATAAAAAAGAATTTTTAGATTCGGCAACTGCTGTGATTTTAAGTGCTGCGGCGGCGCGAACCAAACGCATTCGATTGTCAAGTGCCGTTTCGGTTCTAAGTGCTGCCGATCCGGTAAGAGTTTATCAAAATTTTGCAACACTTGATTTAATTTCAAAAGGAAGAGCCGAAATTGTAGTAGGCCGTGGGTCTTCCATTGAAGCTTACCCCCTTTTTGGTTTTAATCTGAATGATTACGATGAACTTTTTAAAGAAAAATTAGACCTCTTACTTCAAATTAGAGACAATGAATTTGTGACCTGGTCGGGAAAATTTCGCCCTTCCATAAATAATCTTCCGGTTTATCCCAGAGCTTTGCAGGAAAAACTTCCTATTTGGTTGGGTGTTGGCGGAACTCCTGAATCGTTTATCCGGGCCGGATCTTTAGGACTTCCTTTGATGGTCGCAGTTATTGGTGGTCAGACTCATCGTTTTCGTCCTTTAGTTGATTTGTATCGTGAAGCAGGGAAAGCAGCCGGTTATCTGCCCGAAGAACTTCAGGTAGGTTTACATTCACCCGGATTTGCAGCAAGCACTACCGCAAAAGCCATCGAAGAATATTATCCCGGTTATGCTGAACTTTGGACAAAATTAGGTCTGGAACGCGGTTGGCCGCCCGTGACCAGAGCCAAATTTGACGGATTGATTGACGATCAGGGTGTACTGATTGTGGGAGATCCGGAACGCATTGCTGATAAAATTTTGCGTCACAGCGAATCTCTTGGCGGTATTTCAAGATTCACCTTTCAAATGGACAATGCAGGTCTCACGCACACACAACTCATGAATGCGATCGAACTTATAGGAGCAAAAGTAATTCCGCTTATTAGTAAAGGGTAG